In the Hordeum vulgare subsp. vulgare chromosome 7H, MorexV3_pseudomolecules_assembly, whole genome shotgun sequence genome, one interval contains:
- the LOC123411966 gene encoding probable cinnamyl alcohol dehydrogenase 5, with product MAPTATEPEQSQQHTKKAVGLAALDASGRLSPLAITRRSTGDDDVMIKILYCGICHSDLHSIKNDWKNAKYPMIPGHEIAGEVTEVGKNVTKFKAGDRVGVGCMVNSCQSCESCDKGFENHCPGIIFTYNSVDRDGTVTHGGYSSMVVVHERFVVRFPDAMPLDKGAPLLCAGITVYSPMKYHGLNVPGLHLGVLGLGGLGHVAVKFGKAFGMKVTVISSSPGKKQEALERLGADAFVVSKDADEMKAAVSTMDGIINTVSANIPMAPLLGLLKPNGKMIMVGLPEQPIEVPPFALVARNKTLAGSCIGGMRDTQEMLDLAAKHGVTADIEVISAEYVNTAMERLAKADVRYRFVIDIANTLDKAAAAATTE from the exons ATGGCACCCACGGCGACGGAGCCGGAGCAGAGCCAGCAGCACACGAAGAAGGCGGTGGGCCTGGCGGCGCTCGACGCCTCCGGCCGCCTCTCCCCGCTCGCCATCACCCGAAG AAGCACCGGAGACGACGATGTCATGATAAAGATTCTGTACTGCGGGATCTGCCACTCTGACCTGCACAGCATCAAGAACGACTGGAAGAACGCTAAGTACCCCATGATCCCTGGGCACGAGATCGCCGGCGAGGTCACCGAGGTCGGCAAGAACGTGACCAAGTTCAAGGCCGGCGACCGTGTCGGTGTCGGGTGCATGGTGAACTCGTGCCAGTCCTGCGAGAGCTGCGACAAGGGCTTCGAGAACCACTGCCCGGGCATAATCTTCACCTACAACTCGGTCGACCGTGACGGCACTGTCACCCACGGCGGCTACTCCAGCATGGTGGTGGTGCACGAGCGTTTCGTGGTCCGGTTCCCGGACGCCATGCCGCTGGACAAGGGCGCGCCCCTGCTGTGCGCCGGCATCACCGTGTACAGCCCCATGAAGTACCACGGGCTGAACGTTCCCGGGTTGCACCTTGGCGTGCTGGGACTGGGCGGACTGGGCCACGTCGCCGTCAAGTTCggcaaagcctttgggatgaaggtgacggtgatcagctcgtcgccAGGGAAGAAGCAGGAGGCCCTCGAGAGGCTTGGCGCTGacgcgttcgtcgtcagcaaggacGCCGACGAGATGAAG GCTGCGGTGAGCACCATGGATGGCATCATAAACACGGTGTCTGCAAACATCCCCATGGCCCCTCTCCTCGGGCTACTCAAGCCCAACGGCAAGATGATCATGGTCGGCCTCCCAGAGCAGCCTATCGAGGTCCCTCCCTTTGCTCTGGTTGCCA GGAACAAGACCCTGGCCGGGAGCTGCATCGGCGGCATGAGGGACACCCAGGAGATGCTGGACCTCGCGGCGAAGCACGGCGTGACGGCAGACATCGAGGTGATAAGCGCGGAGTACGTGAACACAGCGATGGAGCGCCTTGCCAAGGCTGACGTCAGGTATCGATTCGTCATCGACATCGCCAACACCCTCGACAAGGCCGCCGCTGCAGCCACAACCGAGTGA